The following are encoded in a window of Vigna unguiculata cultivar IT97K-499-35 chromosome 8, ASM411807v1, whole genome shotgun sequence genomic DNA:
- the LOC114195463 gene encoding probable O-methyltransferase 3 — protein MQQIMESHDAKVLKAQTHVWNHIFSFINSMSLKCVVELGIADIIHSHAQPISLSTLISSLPIHSSKTHFIPRLMRIMVHSGFFSQHNHTENEQEVTYALTDASLLLLKSNPMSVAPYLKAMLDPVLTNPWNQFSSWFKNGNPTPFELAHGKLLWEYAASDPRINNLFNDAMASDAQLITSVVIEKCKGVFMGSESLVDVGGGTGTMAKAIAESFPQLECIVFDLPHVVSGLQGTHNLKYVEGDMFEAIPPTDAILLKCILHDWSDEECVKILKKCKEAIWKKGKEGKVIIIDMVMDNETKDEESVETQLFFDMLMMVLVKGKERNQKEWVKLFSSAGFNNYNITPVLGSRSLIQIYP, from the exons ATGCAACAAATTATGGAATCCCATGATGCGAAAGTACTGAAAGCTCAAACGCACGTATGGAATCATATTTTTAGCTTCATAAATTCCATGTCCCTTAAGTGTGTTGTTGAGTTAGGCATAGCAGACATCATACACAGCCATGCCCAACCCATTTCACTCTCAACCCTCATTTCTTCACTCCCAATTCACTCTTCCAAAACTCACTTCATCCCTCGCTTGATGCGAATCATGGTTCATTCTGGCTTCTTCTCTCAACACAATCACACTGAGAATGAGCAAGAAGTCACCTATGCACTCACTGATGCCTCTTTACTTCTGCTTAAGAGCAATCCAATGAGTGTGGCACCTTACTTGAAGGCCATGCTTGATCCAGTTTTAACAAATCCATGGAATCAGTTTTCCAGTTGGTTCAAAAATGGTAATCCTACACCCTTTGAACTGGCACATGGGAAGTTGCTTTGGGAGTATGCTGCCAGTGATCCTAGAATTAACAACTTATTCAATGATGCTATGGCAAGTGATGCTCAACTAATCACTAGTGTGGTGATTGAGAAATGCAAAGGGGTGTTCATGGGATCGGAATCGTTGGTTGATGTTGGGGGAGGGACAGGAACCATGGCAAAGGCCATTGCTGAATCCTTCCCTCAGTTGGAATGCATTGTATTTGATCTTCCACATGTTGTTTCTGGCTTGCAAGGAACTCATAACCTTAAATATGTTGAAGGGGACATGTTTGAGGCAATTCCTCCAACTGATGCTATTTTGTTGAAG TGTATATTACATGACTGGAGCGATGAGGAGTGTGTGAAGATACTGAAGAAATGCAAGGAAGCTATATGGAAGAAAGGGAAAGAAGGGAAGGTGATAATCATAGACATGGTGATGGATAATGAAACCAAAGATGAAGAATCAGTTGAAACACAACTCTTCTTTGACATGTTGATGATGGTATTGGTCAAGGGAAAGGAGAGAAACCAGAAGGAATGGGTTAAGTTGTTTTCCTCTGCTGGTTTTAATAACTACAACATAACTCCCGTTTTGGGCTCAAGGTCTCTCATTCAGATCTACCCATAG